A single Blastococcus colisei DNA region contains:
- a CDS encoding molybdopterin-dependent oxidoreductase, with product MTTSTQTPALAPDERPERPRGRRVLAALAGLLAAAVALGVAELVAGFVGPASSPVIAVGDAAITLTPEAVKAFAIRTFGENDKIALVVGTLVAIALYALAVGLVGLRNRRLGVLGIALFGAIGVLAALTRPAGGPLDALPSLLGAAAGIAALLALLAPLTVAVVPPAEQPPPAPGDHADERIVERLREVLGSGDRKGAGLDRRRFFLTSGVALGAAAVTGGGGRLLQQRFDVAGDRAALALPAPASPAEPLPPGADLSDEIDGLTPLFTDNGEFYRVDTAITVPRIRPADYRLEMAGMFDSPRSYTLADLFERDDLIERDITLTCVSNEVGGGLAGTARWIGVPLAALLEENGIRSGSDQLLCRSEDGMTIGAPTRNALEVEDAMLAFGMNGEPLPVEHGFPVRMIIPGLYGYVSACKWLVRIDATTFDAVDAYWTERDWAAEGPIKVASRIDTPAPLREFPAGRRAIAGMAWAQTRGISRVEVRVDEEDWAEAELSPQVDADLWRQWVLPYDFAPGRHQVTVRATGADGEVQTEERAAPFPAGSSGWHSIQVVAG from the coding sequence GTGACCACGTCCACACAGACTCCGGCCCTCGCACCGGACGAGCGACCCGAGCGCCCCCGGGGCCGCCGCGTCCTCGCCGCGCTGGCCGGCCTGCTGGCCGCGGCGGTCGCCCTCGGCGTCGCGGAACTGGTCGCCGGGTTCGTCGGTCCCGCCTCGTCGCCGGTGATCGCCGTCGGCGACGCGGCCATCACGCTCACTCCGGAGGCGGTCAAGGCCTTCGCGATCCGGACCTTCGGCGAGAACGACAAGATCGCGCTGGTCGTCGGGACCCTCGTGGCGATCGCCCTCTACGCGCTGGCCGTCGGCCTGGTCGGGCTGCGCAACCGGCGGCTCGGCGTCCTCGGGATCGCGCTCTTCGGCGCCATCGGCGTCCTCGCGGCCCTCACCCGCCCCGCGGGCGGACCGCTCGACGCGCTCCCGTCCCTGCTCGGCGCGGCGGCCGGCATCGCCGCCCTGCTCGCGCTCCTGGCCCCCCTCACCGTGGCGGTGGTCCCACCGGCCGAGCAGCCGCCCCCCGCGCCCGGTGATCACGCCGACGAGCGCATCGTCGAGAGACTGCGCGAGGTCCTCGGCTCCGGCGACCGCAAGGGTGCCGGTCTCGACCGCCGCCGCTTCTTCCTCACCAGCGGGGTCGCCCTCGGTGCGGCTGCGGTGACCGGCGGCGGTGGCCGGCTGCTCCAGCAGCGCTTCGACGTCGCCGGCGACCGGGCCGCCCTCGCCCTGCCGGCCCCGGCTTCGCCCGCCGAGCCGCTGCCCCCGGGGGCCGACCTCTCCGACGAGATCGACGGCCTGACCCCGCTGTTCACCGACAACGGCGAGTTCTACCGGGTCGACACCGCGATCACCGTTCCGCGCATCCGGCCCGCCGACTACCGGCTGGAGATGGCCGGCATGTTCGACTCCCCGCGCAGCTACACGCTCGCCGACCTGTTCGAGCGCGACGACCTCATCGAGCGGGACATCACGCTGACCTGCGTCTCCAACGAGGTCGGCGGCGGACTGGCCGGCACCGCCCGCTGGATCGGGGTCCCCCTGGCCGCGCTGCTGGAGGAGAACGGCATCCGCTCCGGCAGCGACCAGTTGCTGTGCCGCTCCGAGGACGGCATGACGATCGGCGCCCCGACCCGCAACGCCCTCGAGGTCGAGGACGCGATGCTGGCCTTCGGGATGAACGGCGAGCCGCTCCCGGTCGAGCACGGCTTCCCGGTGCGGATGATCATCCCCGGCCTCTACGGCTACGTGTCGGCCTGCAAGTGGCTGGTGCGCATCGATGCCACGACCTTCGACGCCGTCGACGCCTACTGGACCGAGCGCGACTGGGCGGCCGAGGGTCCGATCAAGGTCGCTTCCCGGATCGACACCCCTGCGCCGCTGCGCGAGTTCCCGGCCGGCCGCCGGGCGATCGCCGGCATGGCGTGGGCCCAGACGCGGGGGATCTCCCGGGTCGAGGTGCGCGTCGACGAGGAGGACTGGGCGGAGGCCGAGCTCTCCCCGCAGGTCGACGCCGACCTGTGGCGTCAGTGGGTTCTTCCCTACGACTTCGCCCCCGGCCGGCACCAGGTCACCGTGCGCGCCACCGGCGCCGACGGCGAGGTGCAGACCGAGGAGCGTGCGGCGCCCTTCCCCGCCGGCTCCAGCGGTTGGCACTCCATCCAGGTGGTCGCCGGCTGA
- a CDS encoding fasciclin domain-containing protein: protein MKSNLLTRGVLMTAVSTLAITLSACGSDEPAEDTGAAADTSTSIESEAPESSAMPTSDEPFGEGCAAVPAEGEGSFTGMTDDPVATAASNNPALSTLVQAVTAANLGDTLNTTDDITVLAPANPAFEAVPADALNALLADTPQLTTVLTHHVIPGRLAPDELAGTHTTLNNDEVTIEGSGEDFSIAADGTVVGMEASVICGNVQTANATVYIIDQVLAPAAS, encoded by the coding sequence GTGAAGAGCAACCTCCTCACCCGCGGCGTCCTCATGACCGCCGTCTCCACCCTCGCCATCACCTTGAGCGCCTGCGGCTCGGACGAGCCGGCCGAGGACACCGGCGCGGCCGCCGACACGAGCACCAGCATCGAGAGCGAGGCCCCCGAGAGCAGCGCGATGCCGACCTCCGACGAGCCGTTCGGAGAGGGCTGTGCCGCGGTTCCCGCCGAGGGCGAGGGCAGCTTCACCGGGATGACCGACGACCCGGTCGCGACCGCCGCCAGCAACAACCCGGCGCTGTCCACGCTGGTGCAGGCCGTGACCGCCGCGAACCTCGGCGACACGCTGAACACCACCGACGACATCACCGTGCTGGCCCCGGCCAACCCCGCCTTCGAGGCCGTTCCCGCCGACGCGCTCAACGCGCTGCTGGCCGACACCCCGCAGCTGACCACGGTGCTGACCCACCACGTCATCCCGGGCCGCCTGGCCCCCGACGAGCTGGCCGGCACGCACACCACGCTGAACAACGACGAGGTGACGATCGAGGGCTCCGGTGAGGACTTCTCCATCGCCGCCGACGGCACGGTCGTGGGCATGGAGGCCTCGGTGATCTGCGGCAACGTGCAGACGGCCAACGCCACCGTCTACATCATCGACCAGGTGCTGGCCCCCGCCGCCTCCTGA
- the pyrE gene encoding orotate phosphoribosyltransferase, whose translation MTAPATLPDRDRLLELIVELAVVHGKVTLSSGREADWYIDMRRLTLHHEGAPLVGRVMRQLTGDLRYDVVGGLTLGADPVATAMLHAAAGGEGFLDACVVRKAGKAHGLQRRIEGPDVEGRAVLVVEDVSTTGGSPLTAAEALQEAGAEVIGVAVIVDRGGRAAVEEAGFEYRAAFTLADLGLD comes from the coding sequence ATGACGGCTCCCGCGACTCTGCCCGACCGTGACCGGCTGCTGGAACTCATCGTCGAGCTCGCCGTGGTGCACGGGAAGGTCACGCTCTCCTCGGGGCGGGAGGCCGACTGGTACATCGACATGCGCCGGCTCACGCTGCACCACGAGGGCGCCCCGCTCGTCGGCCGCGTGATGCGCCAGCTCACCGGTGACCTGCGCTACGACGTCGTGGGTGGCCTCACCCTCGGGGCGGACCCCGTCGCGACGGCGATGCTGCACGCAGCGGCCGGCGGCGAGGGGTTCCTCGACGCCTGCGTCGTCCGGAAGGCCGGCAAGGCGCACGGCCTGCAGCGCCGCATCGAGGGCCCCGACGTCGAGGGCCGCGCCGTGCTCGTGGTGGAGGACGTCTCCACCACCGGCGGCAGCCCGCTCACCGCGGCCGAGGCCCTGCAGGAGGCCGGCGCCGAGGTCATCGGCGTGGCCGTGATCGTCGACCGAGGCGGGCGGGCGGCGGTCGAGGAGGCCGGCTTCGAATACCGCGCCGCCTTCACCCTCGCCGACCTCGGCCTGGACTGA
- a CDS encoding FAD-binding oxidoreductase has translation MTTVTAAWVGELQDALGPGSVLLDPDVTAPYARDQAMLAPAGTPAAVVFPRSTADVVTVMQVASRHGVPVVPRGAGSGLAGSSNAVDGAITLVMTRMDAVLEVSPADRLAVVQPGVVNKSLRDAVAGAGLFYPPDPSSYDWCTIGGNLSTNSGGLCCVKYGVTTDYVLGLEVVLADGRVLRTGRRTVKGVAGYDLARLFVGSEGTLGVITEATLALRPAPQRPVTLAATFATTAQTGEVVERVVTTGLVPSLLEVMDNTCICAVDDLLKADLDRSAHALLLAQSDTGGEAAAREIEALAQLCREAGAEFVHTTDDATEGDLLLQARRMALPALEQLGSTLIDDVAVPRSRIAQFLDGCDAIAAARALTIGVVGHAGDGNMHPTICFDPADADQRERAFAAFDDILELGLSLGGTITGEHGVGAIKVDWLEREIGPVAIDVHRAIKDALDPAGLLNPGKVFRRAGVRDLAAVGDLGSR, from the coding sequence GTGACCACCGTGACGGCGGCGTGGGTGGGCGAGCTGCAGGACGCGCTCGGCCCCGGCAGCGTCCTCCTCGATCCCGACGTGACGGCGCCCTACGCCCGTGACCAGGCCATGCTCGCCCCGGCCGGCACGCCCGCGGCCGTCGTGTTCCCGCGCAGCACCGCCGACGTCGTCACGGTGATGCAGGTGGCCTCCCGGCACGGCGTCCCGGTGGTCCCGCGCGGCGCGGGCTCCGGACTGGCCGGCTCCAGCAACGCCGTCGACGGCGCGATCACGCTGGTGATGACCCGGATGGACGCAGTCCTGGAGGTGTCGCCCGCCGACCGCCTGGCCGTCGTCCAGCCCGGCGTGGTGAACAAGTCGCTGCGCGACGCGGTCGCCGGCGCCGGCCTGTTCTATCCCCCCGACCCCTCCAGCTACGACTGGTGCACGATCGGCGGCAACCTCTCCACGAACTCCGGCGGCCTGTGCTGCGTGAAGTACGGGGTGACCACCGACTACGTGCTCGGCCTCGAAGTCGTCCTCGCCGACGGGCGGGTGCTGCGAACCGGACGGCGAACGGTGAAGGGCGTCGCCGGCTACGACCTGGCCCGGCTGTTCGTGGGCTCCGAGGGAACGCTGGGCGTCATCACCGAGGCCACGCTCGCGCTGCGCCCCGCGCCGCAGCGGCCGGTCACGCTCGCCGCCACCTTCGCGACGACGGCGCAGACCGGCGAGGTCGTCGAGCGCGTGGTCACCACCGGCCTGGTGCCCAGCCTGCTCGAGGTCATGGACAACACCTGCATCTGCGCCGTCGACGACCTGCTGAAGGCCGACCTCGACCGTTCCGCGCACGCGCTGCTGCTGGCGCAGTCCGACACCGGCGGGGAGGCGGCCGCGCGGGAGATCGAGGCCCTGGCGCAGCTGTGCCGCGAGGCCGGCGCGGAGTTCGTGCACACCACCGACGACGCCACCGAGGGCGACCTCCTGCTGCAGGCCCGCCGGATGGCGCTCCCCGCGCTGGAGCAGCTGGGCAGCACCCTGATCGACGACGTCGCCGTCCCCCGGTCCCGGATCGCCCAGTTCCTCGACGGCTGCGACGCGATCGCTGCCGCCCGCGCGCTCACCATCGGCGTGGTGGGGCACGCCGGCGACGGGAACATGCACCCGACGATCTGCTTCGACCCGGCCGACGCCGACCAGCGCGAGCGGGCCTTCGCCGCCTTCGACGACATCCTCGAGCTGGGGCTGTCGCTGGGCGGCACGATCACCGGCGAGCACGGCGTGGGTGCGATCAAGGTCGACTGGCTGGAGCGGGAGATCGGCCCCGTCGCGATCGACGTGCACCGGGCCATCAAGGACGCCCTCGACCCGGCGGGTCTGCTCAACCCGGGCAAGGTCTTCCGCCGGGCCGGGGTTCGCGACCTCGCCGCCGTGGGGGATCTCGGCAGCCGCTGA
- a CDS encoding FAD-dependent oxidoreductase, which translates to MERLVVIGGDAAGLSAAAQARRLRGASELDVVVLEQGPEISYSACGIPYWIGGLVSDRDRLMARTPADFAAQDVAVRTDTRAEGIDLSAGEVVAAGGERLGYDHLVVATGGKPFRPPVPGLDADGVHGVHRLADGADIRAAIAAGAKRAVVLGGGYIGLEMAEVLQTRGLEVTVVLADPLPMAQLDDDMGERVCAAMCGMGIDVRPNQPVREIELGVDGAVRAVRTDEAAYDADLVVLGLGMGPETTLAQEAGLALGTTGAIDVAHTQRSRSHPEVFAAGDCAQTFHRITGEAIHVALGTHANKQGRVAGSVIGGRPARFAGVLGTAMTKVGDLEVARTGLCTTQAEEGGYDYRTELIESSTRAGYYPGSAPITVKIITERGSGLLLGAQIVGGPGSGKRIDVFATAVWAGMTAETLAGSDLSYAPPFSPTYDPVVVAARVASRIEQG; encoded by the coding sequence GTGGAACGGCTTGTGGTCATCGGCGGGGACGCCGCAGGGTTGTCGGCGGCCGCCCAGGCGCGGCGCCTGCGCGGTGCCTCCGAGCTCGACGTCGTCGTCCTGGAGCAGGGCCCGGAGATCTCCTACTCCGCCTGCGGCATCCCCTACTGGATCGGCGGGCTGGTCTCCGACCGCGACCGGCTCATGGCCCGCACCCCGGCCGACTTCGCCGCGCAGGACGTCGCGGTGCGCACCGACACCCGGGCCGAGGGCATCGATCTGTCGGCGGGGGAGGTCGTCGCGGCCGGTGGGGAACGGCTGGGCTACGACCATCTGGTCGTCGCCACCGGCGGCAAGCCCTTCCGGCCGCCCGTGCCGGGCCTGGACGCCGACGGCGTGCACGGCGTGCACCGCCTCGCCGACGGTGCCGACATCCGGGCCGCCATCGCCGCGGGAGCGAAGCGGGCCGTCGTCCTCGGCGGTGGCTACATCGGCCTGGAGATGGCCGAGGTGCTGCAGACCCGCGGCCTCGAGGTGACCGTCGTCCTGGCCGACCCTCTGCCCATGGCGCAGCTGGACGACGACATGGGGGAGCGGGTCTGCGCGGCGATGTGCGGGATGGGCATCGACGTCCGACCGAACCAGCCGGTCCGCGAGATCGAGCTGGGCGTCGACGGCGCGGTGCGCGCGGTGCGCACCGACGAGGCGGCCTACGACGCCGATCTCGTCGTCCTCGGCCTGGGCATGGGCCCGGAGACGACGCTGGCGCAGGAGGCGGGACTGGCCCTGGGGACGACGGGCGCGATCGATGTCGCGCACACCCAGCGCAGCCGCTCGCATCCCGAGGTCTTCGCCGCGGGAGACTGCGCCCAGACGTTCCACCGGATCACCGGCGAGGCCATCCATGTCGCCCTCGGCACGCACGCCAACAAGCAGGGGCGGGTGGCCGGCTCGGTGATCGGGGGCAGACCGGCCCGCTTCGCGGGCGTCCTGGGGACGGCGATGACGAAGGTGGGCGACCTCGAGGTCGCGCGCACCGGGCTGTGTACCACGCAGGCCGAGGAGGGCGGGTACGACTACCGGACGGAGCTGATCGAGTCGTCGACCCGGGCCGGCTACTACCCGGGGTCGGCACCGATCACCGTCAAGATAATCACCGAGCGCGGTTCGGGCCTGCTGCTGGGCGCCCAGATCGTCGGCGGGCCGGGCAGCGGCAAGCGGATCGACGTCTTCGCTACCGCCGTCTGGGCCGGGATGACCGCCGAGACGCTGGCCGGGTCCGACCTCTCCTACGCCCCGCCCTTCTCGCCGACTTACGACCCGGTGGTGGTGGCCGCGCGGGTGGCCAGCCGCATCGAGCAGGGGTGA
- a CDS encoding pentapeptide repeat-containing protein: MADRTYGVEPPPTDSEVRQADWYGEDLSGQEHTRVAFVGVDLTEATDAGAVFTECTFRDCRFNLSQHTDAAFLNCTFTGCSFFQATFTDCKLVGSMFDRCTFDLMTVERGDWSFVGLPGADLARATFTGTRLREADLTGLRASGATLRHLDLSAAWLHDADLSGADLRGSDLSAVDPRTVELAGAQVDVTQAVVLVTTLGLSVRPDAP, encoded by the coding sequence GTGGCCGACCGCACGTACGGTGTCGAGCCGCCGCCGACCGACAGCGAGGTGCGGCAGGCCGACTGGTACGGCGAGGACCTCTCCGGTCAGGAGCACACCCGGGTCGCGTTCGTCGGCGTCGATCTCACCGAGGCCACCGACGCCGGCGCGGTGTTCACCGAGTGCACGTTCCGCGACTGCCGCTTCAACCTCTCGCAGCACACCGACGCCGCGTTCCTGAACTGCACCTTCACCGGCTGCTCGTTCTTCCAGGCCACGTTCACCGACTGCAAGCTCGTGGGCTCGATGTTCGACCGGTGCACGTTCGACCTGATGACGGTCGAACGGGGTGACTGGTCGTTCGTCGGCCTGCCCGGCGCCGACCTCGCCCGCGCGACGTTCACCGGCACCCGCCTGCGCGAGGCCGACCTGACCGGGCTGCGCGCATCCGGGGCCACGTTGCGCCATCTCGACCTCTCGGCCGCCTGGCTGCACGACGCCGATCTCAGCGGTGCCGACCTGCGCGGCAGCGACCTGAGCGCCGTCGATCCGCGCACCGTCGAGCTGGCCGGAGCGCAGGTCGACGTCACCCAGGCGGTGGTTCTCGTGACGACCCTGGGGCTCAGCGTCCGCCCCGACGCCCCGTAG
- the fbaA gene encoding class II fructose-bisphosphate aldolase — protein MPIATPEVYADMIRRAKEGGFAYPAINCTSSETVNAALRGFADAGSDGIIQFSTGGAEFGSGTRVKDMVTGAVALAEFAHVVAEKYPVNVALHTDHCPKDKLDSYVRPLIALSKDRVDAGQEPLFQSHMWDGSAIELTENLDIAEELMEKSAAAKIVLELEIGIVGGEEDGVVAEINEKLYTADGDFLRTAQQLGLGERGVYLLAATFGNVHGVYKPGNVRLRPDVLERGQAAVAKEFGLGDGAKPFNLVFHGGSGSALEEIREALSYGVVKMNVDTDTQYAFTRPIAGHMFTNYDGVLKIDGEVGNKKAYDPRSYLKAAETGMAARVGEACEDLLSAGQSQGG, from the coding sequence ATGCCCATCGCGACCCCTGAGGTCTACGCCGACATGATCCGCCGGGCCAAGGAAGGCGGGTTCGCCTACCCGGCGATCAACTGCACGTCCTCGGAGACGGTCAACGCGGCCCTGCGCGGGTTCGCCGACGCGGGCAGTGACGGCATCATCCAGTTCTCCACCGGAGGTGCGGAGTTCGGCTCGGGCACCCGGGTGAAGGACATGGTCACCGGCGCGGTGGCGCTGGCCGAGTTCGCGCACGTCGTCGCCGAGAAGTACCCGGTCAACGTCGCGCTGCACACCGACCACTGCCCCAAGGACAAGCTCGACTCCTACGTCCGCCCGCTCATCGCGCTGTCGAAGGACCGGGTGGACGCCGGCCAGGAGCCGCTGTTCCAGTCGCACATGTGGGACGGCTCGGCGATCGAGCTCACCGAGAACCTCGACATCGCCGAGGAGCTGATGGAGAAGTCCGCGGCGGCCAAGATCGTGCTCGAGCTGGAGATCGGCATCGTCGGCGGCGAGGAGGACGGCGTCGTCGCCGAGATCAACGAGAAGCTCTACACCGCCGACGGCGACTTCCTGCGCACCGCCCAGCAGCTGGGCCTGGGGGAGCGGGGCGTCTACCTGCTCGCCGCGACGTTCGGCAACGTGCACGGCGTCTACAAGCCGGGCAACGTCAGGCTCCGCCCCGACGTGCTCGAGCGCGGTCAGGCGGCCGTGGCCAAGGAGTTCGGTCTCGGTGACGGCGCCAAGCCGTTCAACCTGGTGTTCCACGGCGGCTCGGGCTCGGCCCTCGAGGAGATCCGGGAGGCGCTGTCGTACGGCGTCGTGAAGATGAACGTCGACACCGACACCCAGTACGCCTTCACCCGGCCGATCGCCGGCCACATGTTCACCAACTACGACGGCGTCCTGAAGATCGACGGCGAGGTGGGCAACAAGAAGGCCTACGACCCGCGCAGCTACCTCAAGGCCGCCGAGACCGGCATGGCCGCCCGCGTCGGCGAGGCGTGCGAGGACCTGCTGTCGGCCGGTCAGTCGCAGGGCGGCTGA
- a CDS encoding DUF3151 domain-containing protein has protein sequence MSHSHGNLLGEPPATLLPATPEADAELAEGATAAEAVAHHPTVSALWATLAEEALNRPERQLADTIQAYAYARTGYHRGLDALRRNGWKGFGPVPWSHEPNRGFLRCVTVLAKAAEAIGEHDEQERCTQLLRDCDPTLLA, from the coding sequence ATGTCGCACTCCCACGGGAACCTGCTGGGTGAGCCCCCGGCGACACTCCTGCCGGCCACGCCCGAGGCCGACGCCGAGCTGGCGGAAGGCGCCACCGCGGCCGAAGCCGTCGCCCACCACCCCACGGTGAGCGCACTGTGGGCCACGCTGGCCGAGGAGGCGCTGAACCGGCCCGAGCGACAGCTGGCCGACACGATCCAGGCCTACGCCTACGCCCGTACCGGCTACCACCGCGGGTTGGACGCGCTGCGCCGCAACGGCTGGAAGGGTTTCGGTCCGGTGCCGTGGTCGCACGAGCCCAACCGCGGGTTCCTGCGCTGCGTGACGGTGCTCGCCAAGGCGGCCGAGGCCATCGGCGAGCACGACGAGCAGGAGCGCTGCACCCAGCTGCTGCGCGACTGCGACCCGACGTTGTTGGCCTGA
- a CDS encoding GPGG-motif small membrane protein — MATLLWILAVVLVVAGIVAIVRKQLLWGIVLIVVGLLVGPGGVSVLT, encoded by the coding sequence ATGGCCACCCTCCTGTGGATCCTCGCCGTCGTACTCGTGGTCGCCGGCATCGTCGCGATCGTCCGGAAGCAGTTGCTGTGGGGCATCGTGCTGATCGTCGTGGGCCTGCTGGTCGGGCCCGGCGGGGTGAGCGTCTTGACCTGA
- a CDS encoding ATP-binding cassette domain-containing protein, which produces MTEPVHRTAPALPELELRRLSVHFGSVAALSRVSVTLPAGEITCVLGENGSGKSTLVSVLSGLTPHDEGQLLLSGEPVRFRSPRQARAAGIATVWQDLAVAPLLSIWRNFFLGAEPTRGVWPLRRLDVERARETTVRAMARVGVTQLDPDQPASTLQAGARQSLAIARAMHFGARALIVDEPAAPLTVNQQTLLLQAIVAARTQGLAVLLVTNNPRYAHLVGDRFLLLAHGSVAGTLTRDDVDASDLMRLMAGGEEFSALTDALTALHSELGDR; this is translated from the coding sequence GTGACCGAGCCCGTCCATCGCACCGCGCCGGCCCTCCCGGAGCTGGAGCTGCGGCGTCTCAGCGTGCACTTCGGCAGCGTGGCCGCGCTGTCGCGAGTCAGCGTGACGCTGCCGGCGGGGGAGATCACCTGCGTCCTCGGGGAGAACGGCTCCGGCAAGTCCACCCTGGTCTCGGTGCTGTCGGGGCTGACTCCGCACGACGAGGGGCAGCTCCTGCTCAGCGGCGAGCCGGTCCGCTTCCGCTCACCGCGCCAGGCCCGCGCGGCCGGGATCGCGACGGTCTGGCAGGACCTCGCCGTCGCCCCGCTGCTGTCGATCTGGCGGAACTTCTTCCTGGGCGCGGAGCCCACCCGCGGGGTGTGGCCGCTGCGCCGGCTGGACGTCGAGCGGGCGCGGGAGACGACGGTGCGGGCCATGGCCCGCGTCGGCGTGACGCAGCTGGACCCCGACCAGCCGGCCAGCACCCTTCAGGCCGGTGCGCGGCAGAGCCTGGCCATCGCGCGGGCCATGCACTTCGGCGCCCGGGCGCTGATCGTCGACGAGCCGGCGGCGCCGCTCACGGTGAACCAGCAGACGCTCCTGCTGCAGGCGATCGTCGCCGCCCGCACGCAGGGCCTCGCGGTGCTGCTGGTGACGAACAACCCCCGCTACGCCCACCTGGTGGGTGACCGGTTCCTGCTGCTGGCCCACGGCTCGGTCGCCGGCACGCTGACCCGCGACGACGTCGACGCCTCCGACCTCATGCGCCTGATGGCCGGCGGGGAGGAGTTCAGCGCCCTGACCGACGCCCTGACCGCTCTCCACTCCGAACTCGGCGACCGCTGA
- a CDS encoding ABC transporter permease, which produces MPVMSDRQRTSGARAGSSRGGRLLGRALARPSLPALVGLAVVSVVFGLQAPALVTTGGLASVLNTAALLGIGGVAVGLLLIAGQFDLSVGVLAVASPLLTALLVQQAGWGLWPALSASLAAALAVGLVNGVLVVNTGLPSFLVTLATFLILQGVSQAGTLAVAGSGRLAEVEEAPGWDAAVAVFGSTVQVGDGRFRVALLWWVGVTALATWALWRTRFGNAVFASGGARTAARQLGVPVRRTTLALFCLTASAGWLIGTLGLVRIGGVAVGSPVLSTAIDFIVVAVLGGCLLTGGYGSAIGASVGAILYAVSREGIVLAGWDPLWFRALLGVLLLVALLATGVVRRRLKAVPRS; this is translated from the coding sequence GCTGGGGCGGGCGCTGGCCCGGCCGAGCCTGCCCGCCCTGGTCGGCCTCGCGGTCGTCTCGGTGGTGTTCGGCCTGCAGGCGCCGGCTCTGGTCACGACCGGCGGCCTGGCCAGCGTGCTGAACACGGCGGCGCTGCTGGGCATCGGTGGCGTCGCGGTCGGCCTCCTGCTCATCGCCGGGCAGTTCGACCTGTCGGTGGGTGTCCTCGCCGTCGCCAGCCCGCTGCTCACCGCGCTGCTGGTCCAGCAGGCCGGCTGGGGCCTCTGGCCCGCGTTGTCGGCCTCGCTGGCCGCGGCCCTGGCCGTCGGCCTGGTCAACGGCGTCCTGGTGGTGAACACGGGCCTGCCGAGCTTCCTGGTGACCCTGGCGACCTTCCTCATCCTGCAGGGGGTGTCGCAGGCCGGAACGCTGGCCGTGGCCGGGTCGGGGCGGCTCGCGGAGGTGGAGGAGGCCCCCGGCTGGGACGCCGCCGTCGCCGTCTTCGGCTCGACCGTGCAGGTCGGCGACGGCCGCTTCCGCGTGGCCCTGCTGTGGTGGGTCGGGGTCACCGCTCTGGCGACGTGGGCGCTGTGGCGTACCCGGTTCGGCAACGCCGTCTTCGCCAGCGGAGGGGCCCGGACGGCGGCCCGCCAGCTCGGCGTCCCGGTCCGGCGGACGACGCTCGCCCTGTTCTGCCTGACCGCGTCGGCGGGCTGGCTGATCGGCACCCTGGGATTGGTCCGCATCGGCGGGGTCGCGGTCGGCTCGCCGGTGCTGAGCACGGCGATCGACTTCATCGTCGTGGCGGTCCTCGGCGGCTGCCTGCTCACCGGGGGCTATGGGTCGGCCATCGGCGCCTCGGTGGGCGCGATCCTCTACGCCGTCTCGCGGGAGGGCATCGTGCTGGCCGGGTGGGATCCGCTGTGGTTCCGCGCGCTCCTCGGCGTCCTGCTGCTGGTCGCGCTCCTGGCCACGGGCGTCGTGCGCCGCCGGCTGAAGGCGGTGCCCCGGTCGTGA